The genomic DNA GGATCATCAGAGTGACCGTCGAATGGACGGTCCGGGGGCGCGCCGCCGGAAACAGTGCCTGGTCGTGGCAGTTTGATCCGTCTTTCGGAGGGGGCGTGTTGTTTGCGTTCGGGGCGCATGTCGTCGATTACCTTCAATGGTTGGTCGGCCCCGTCCGGAGCGTGGCCGCCCGTCTGAGCACCAGGGGCGGACCAGCGCAATTCGTTCCCATGGATCGTCCCGTCGCGGCGGATACTTTGGACGCGATGCTGCTGCTGGAAGGCGACATTCCCGTATCGATCACGGTGTCGAATGCGACACCCGGAGGACGCGGACACTGGCTCACGATGTACGGGGAGCGCGGGGCGTTGCTCGTTGGAAATGCCAACCTGGCCGAAACCGTCATCGGCACCAGGCTGTATCAGTCGGATATGACGACTGGGGCATTGCGGGACATACCGGTCGCGTCGATGGGCGGTGAAGGAGTGACTGACGGACGGACCCTGCTGGTCGGTCGCGTTGCCCAGAGTTTCGCGGGTGCCATTCGGTCCGGAATCTCAGCGGCCCCCTCATTTGAAGATGGCTGGCGCGCGCAGGTTGTCATGGACGCCATGCGTCTGGCCCACGACCAGCAACGCTGGACGCCGGTACGGTTTCCGACCGGGCAGGATCAGTTCCCGAGCCCCGGCCGGCGCGTTCAATGAAGATTTTTGTCCTGTTGTCCAATGCGCCTCATTCCGGCGGTGAAGCGATCGAGGTCGTGGGGCATGAAGTGGTGGAGAAGGCACAGCAGCTCGGACATTCGGTATGTCTCCAAGTGATCTTCCGGGACCCTCGCGGAAGCAAGGCCGCGCAGCAGGCCGAACAGACGCTTCGCGAGGTGAAGCTTCCCGGCGTTGTGGTCTGCCCCATGCTGTATGTCGAGGATGTGGCGGATGTGTCCTCTAAACGGGGTCTGGTGTCGCGACTTGGACGGTTGTTCACCTCGTTGACCTTGGGCCGCCTGTTTCCCGCCTCCGGTCTCGGGAGCATGGTGGAACGGCGGGTGCGTGAGTCCGGTGCGGATGCCATTCTGAGTATTTGGAGTTGGGAGGCGTTGGCTGCGACCTATCACATTTCAGGCGTTCCGAAGTTCGTGTATTACGGAAACCCGGACCATTTGCCGATGCAGGCGCGACTCCGACATCCCGACTTGTTCGGGCTCCCGACGGCGTCGATGGGGGATCGTCTGTGGTTGTGGTTCGAGCGTGTGCGGAATGAACGGCGAAAGCGGCTTAATATCAGCATGATGAATGCCTGCGAGGTCACGGCCAACAATTCAGTATTGGATGCGGAGTTTTACCGGGCTCACGGGCATCCGCATTCGATCTATTTGCAAAACATGTGGCCGGTCGTCGAACCCGCACCGCGGCCCGTCTCGCTGTCCGTCTCGCAGACGTGCCCGATCAAAATCATCGGCAGTGTCGGCAATCTCGGCGCGACCGGCAATACCTTTGCGCTGACGTACCTGGGGCGGGAACTCTTGCCCCGACTTGCGGCCCGGTTCAAAGATCGCCCCTTTGAAATTCATTTGCTGGGGAAAGGTACTCCGTCGGCCGCTTCGGACGCCGCGCTCAACGATCCCCGGGTCAAGATTCGCGGGTGGGTGGAGGACATCAATGAGGAGTTCCGAGCGTCGTCCGTTTTCCTGGTGCTCACGAATGTGAACGCCGACTTTCTGGTGGGGAATACCAGAATTCTGCTCGCCTGGGCACTCGGCAGCTGTGTCGTCATGCATGAGAACAGCAGCCTGGCGATGCCTGAAATCGAGCACGGGGTTAACGCTTTGTTAGGGAAGACGCCCGACGAACTGGCGGAGTTGATTGTCTCGGCAGTGGACGATGAGGCGCTCCGAAGACGAATCGGGCAGGGGGGGCAGCGAACGTTCGAGACCTATTATCGATCGGATGTGGTGGTTCCGAAAATGTTTGATCTCGTTCAGGACATGGTGGACCGATCCCGTTCGGCCTCTGCCGTGGCTAGAGGGAATGCCGTTCACTGACGGGCGTATGCGCACTTGGAGAACCAGCAACGACTCGCCGCGCGAGTTAGATTAAGAGGGGACCGTGAAGAACGCGATTGCTTCTCGAATCGGAGAAGGCCTTGCTACCTTGTTACCGGAGTTCCTATGTACGGCGGTTGCCAAGCAATTAGCGGAGCGGAATCCGCAACTGTTGCTGGAGGCGCTCGGTCCGAAACTGAACCGGACCCCCTCCCTGGATACGATGCCGTTCGACTTGTCCCCCTCCGCTCCGCTGCAATTCGAAGATCTTTCCGGCTTGTTCGCCAGCACCTCGCTCGATCACGGGGTGATCGCGATGACCGTTCGGCAGACCGCGTACCTGTTCGGGCTGGTCCGTCGATTGAAACCGCGCAAGGTCATTGAAATCGGGCGATATAAGGGAGGCTCCACCCTGACGATTGCCGCAGCCATGAACGGACAGGGCGAGTTCTGGTCGATTGATCTCGGCGAAAAGGAAGCGCGTTTGCACCAGCGAGGCACTAACCGGACGTTCGACGATGAGATTCGCGATATCTGCGCGAGATTTGGCCTGTCCGTCACGTTGCTGGTCGGCGATTCACGGACGATCGAAGTCGAGACCGGCGAGGTCGACCTCGTGTTCATCGACGGCGACCACAGTTACGAAGGTGTGAAGAATGATTTCGAACGTTTCGGCCGGCGCGTGAAAGTCGGCGGCGCGGTCCTCTTCGACGATGCCTGCGATGAAGCCGTCTTTCACACGCATTCAGAATCGGTCGGAAAGTTGCTGAACGAAATCGTGGCGCAACAATCGTTTCGCCTCGTCAAGTCGGTCAACCGGTTGGCTCACATCGAGCGCGTCCGTTAGGAGGGCATCCGTGCTGGTTGGTATCTTCGGCGCCGGTCGCAACGGGTCGTCGCTGCTCATGCGGCTGCTGGACGGCAGTCCTGGCCTGTGGATCTACCCGATCGAACTGAACTACTTGCGCAGTTTCGCGCCGCGTTCGCTGAGGAGTGCCGTG from Nitrospira sp. ND1 includes the following:
- a CDS encoding Gfo/Idh/MocA family protein, with the protein product MAKLSVGIIGTGFGAKVHAPAFRTIPGVEVMAIAGQDRRKAALAGQTLGIPTVHDSWQQLIDDEKVEAVVVAVPPSAHFDVVTAALRAGKHVLCEKPFGVDAGQAARMWELARASDRVCMVDYMFRMAPERVRLKELLDGHEIGRIIRVTVEWTVRGRAAGNSAWSWQFDPSFGGGVLFAFGAHVVDYLQWLVGPVRSVAARLSTRGGPAQFVPMDRPVAADTLDAMLLLEGDIPVSITVSNATPGGRGHWLTMYGERGALLVGNANLAETVIGTRLYQSDMTTGALRDIPVASMGGEGVTDGRTLLVGRVAQSFAGAIRSGISAAPSFEDGWRAQVVMDAMRLAHDQQRWTPVRFPTGQDQFPSPGRRVQ
- a CDS encoding glycosyltransferase family 4 protein yields the protein MKIFVLLSNAPHSGGEAIEVVGHEVVEKAQQLGHSVCLQVIFRDPRGSKAAQQAEQTLREVKLPGVVVCPMLYVEDVADVSSKRGLVSRLGRLFTSLTLGRLFPASGLGSMVERRVRESGADAILSIWSWEALAATYHISGVPKFVYYGNPDHLPMQARLRHPDLFGLPTASMGDRLWLWFERVRNERRKRLNISMMNACEVTANNSVLDAEFYRAHGHPHSIYLQNMWPVVEPAPRPVSLSVSQTCPIKIIGSVGNLGATGNTFALTYLGRELLPRLAARFKDRPFEIHLLGKGTPSAASDAALNDPRVKIRGWVEDINEEFRASSVFLVLTNVNADFLVGNTRILLAWALGSCVVMHENSSLAMPEIEHGVNALLGKTPDELAELIVSAVDDEALRRRIGQGGQRTFETYYRSDVVVPKMFDLVQDMVDRSRSASAVARGNAVH
- a CDS encoding class I SAM-dependent methyltransferase → MKNAIASRIGEGLATLLPEFLCTAVAKQLAERNPQLLLEALGPKLNRTPSLDTMPFDLSPSAPLQFEDLSGLFASTSLDHGVIAMTVRQTAYLFGLVRRLKPRKVIEIGRYKGGSTLTIAAAMNGQGEFWSIDLGEKEARLHQRGTNRTFDDEIRDICARFGLSVTLLVGDSRTIEVETGEVDLVFIDGDHSYEGVKNDFERFGRRVKVGGAVLFDDACDEAVFHTHSESVGKLLNEIVAQQSFRLVKSVNRLAHIERVR